The following are encoded together in the Triticum dicoccoides isolate Atlit2015 ecotype Zavitan chromosome 6B, WEW_v2.0, whole genome shotgun sequence genome:
- the LOC119321839 gene encoding uncharacterized protein LOC119321839 — translation MPPMRAPHPGILGARPAGHQVLLAASQPGGYPTPPPNAWPPMPLQLGSATTPRHQPPRTLLFSRPCIKLPRRQTTPAMASGSWIQGPPPTWLATLICGPRWCCSNVIATEISIHYSRRSLAARPSLSLPVLISGMCA, via the exons ATGCCACCAATGCGCGCTCCCCATCCTGGCATCCTCGGGGCGCGCCCTGCCGGCCATCAGGTGCTGCTGGCCGCGTCCCAGCCCGGCGGCTACCCGACTCCACCACCCAACGCATGGCCCCCCATGCCCCTACAGCTTGGCTCGGCAACCACGCCGAGGCATCAACCTCCTAGGACCTTGCTCTTCTCGCGGCCCTGCATCAAGCTCCCTCGCCGGCAAACTACACCGGCAATGGCGAGTGGTTCATGGATACAGGGGCCTCCTCCCACATGGCTAGCCACCCTG ATTTGCGGACCAAGATGGTGCTGCTCCAATGTAATAGCCACGGAGATCTCTATCCACTACAGTCGTCGCTCCCTGGCCGCGCGCCCGTCGCTCTCACTGCCTGTGTTGATCTCTGGCATGTGCGCTTAG
- the LOC119326734 gene encoding membrane steroid-binding protein 1-like isoform X4 has translation MALAAAGEWWEAAKATIAAYTGLPPEAFTAVVAVIAVLYVSGLFTRPAPSPPIRREAEDERTLEPLPPPVQLGEVTEKELGIYDGSDPKKPLLMAIKGQIYDVTQSRP, from the coding sequence ATGGCGTTGGCTGCAGCTGGGGAGTGGTGGGAGGCAGCGAAGGCGACCATCGCGGCGTACAcaggactgccgccggaggcgttcACCGCGGTTGTTGCGGTGATCGCCGTGCTTTACGTCTCCGGCTTATTCACGCGGCCAGCGCCGTCGCCGCCGATAAGGAGGGAGGCGGAGGACGAGAGGACGCTCGAGCCGCTGCCGCCACCGGTGCAGCTTGGTGAGGTGACGGAGAAGGAGCTGGGGATTTATGATGGGTCCGACCCCAAGAAGCCGCTCCTCATGGCCATCAAGGGGCAAATTTATGATGTCACGCAGAGCAG